In Lentibacillus sp. JNUCC-1, the genomic window TCTTTGGCAAATGAACTGCAATTCGTTCCACATGGTAACTGACGAGATACATATAATGTTCGACCAGACTTCCCGCTGCTTGCCGATCTCCGTCTCGCAGCCATCTATCCCACAACTCTTGCTCAGGCGGGGTATGTTGTGTCATGATTACATGCTCCCTTCAAAACCTAAATAATCGTTTCTCCTTTGTGCACCGTACGTATGTGAAGTCTTCCTGTTTCTGGATCAAATTCAATGGTCCGCCCGCTATTGCCGCCCACATCCTCTGACATAATACGAATTCCATATTGTGCCAACTTTTCCTTTACTGCAGCGGTATTCCTTGGTCCAATACGCATCGATTCATTGCTTGTCGAAAATTGAAACATTTCTGCCCCGCCCGCAATTTTTGCTTTTAACACGGAGGGTCTTTTCCCTTTGGAGGTCAGTTTCTTAACGAGCACATCGATGGCTGTATCTGCATATTTAGACGTATTTAAATCAGCTTGTTTTGCTAAT contains:
- a CDS encoding chemotaxis protein CheD, whose protein sequence is MNEPKPVVRVGIAELKIVKSPNMIRTSGLGSCVGVVIYDLSQKTAGLAHIMLPDSSLAKQADLNTSKYADTAIDVLVKKLTSKGKRPSVLKAKIAGGAEMFQFSTSNESMRIGPRNTAAVKEKLAQYGIRIMSEDVGGNSGRTIEFDPETGRLHIRTVHKGETII